ACTTCGAAGAAGGCGTGTGGTTGAGCGAGCTTTCCGATGCCATTGAAACCAGCAAAGGCATTCTTTCTGTGCCCGTTCCCGTTGGCAAATTCCTGTTGATTAACAACCTGTTCTGGCTGCACGGTCGCGACCGCTTTACCGCGCATCCGGATCTGCGTCGTGAACTGATGCGCCAGCGCGGCTATTTCGCTTACGCCACTAACCACTACCAGACGCATCAGTAAGCGCAAAGGAATTGAGCGGATGTATGATTTTGTGATTATTGGCGGCGGCATCATCGGCATGTCGACCGCCATGCAACTGATTGATATCTATCCGGACGCCCGCATTGCGTTGCTGGAAAAAGAGTCCGGCCCGGCCTGTCACCAGACGGGCCACAACAGCGGCGTGATCCATGCCGGGGTTTATTACACGCCCGGTAGCCTGAAGGCGCAGTTTTGCCTGGCGGGAAACCGCGCCACCAAAGCCTTTTGCGATCAAAACGGCATCCGCTACGACAACTGCGGCAAGATGCTGGTCGCCACGTCCGATCTCGAAATGGAACGGATGCGCGCGTTATGGGAACGTACAGCGGCGAACGGTATTGAACGCGAGTGGTTAAACGCCGACGAACTGCGCGAGCGCGAACCGAATATCACCGGGCTCGGCGGTATTTTTGTGCCGTCCAGCGGCATTGTCAGCTACCGCGAAGTGACAGCGGCGATGGCAAAAATCTTCCAGGCCAGAGGAGGTGAGATTATCTATAACGCCGAAGTCAGCGGCCTTAATGAGCATAAAAATGGCGTGGTGATACATACCCGTCAGGGCGGCGAATATGAAGCGTCGACGCTGATTAGCTGTTCCGGGCTGATGGCTGACCGGCTGGTAAAAATGCTCGGCCTCGAACCGGGCTTTATCATCTGCCCGTTCCGTGGCGAGTATTTCCGCCTTGCGCCGGAGCATAACCAGATTGTTAACCACCTGATTTACCCCATTCCCGACCCGGCAATGCCCTTTTTAGGCGTTCATCTCACCCGGATGATCGACGGCAGCGTGACCGTAGGGCCAAACGCGGTGCTGGCTTTCAAACGCGAAGGCTATCGCAAGCGCGACTTCTCATTTAGCGACACGCTGGAGATTTTGGGCTCGTCGGGGATTCGCCGGGTGCTGCAAAACCATCTACGCTCAGGACTGGGCGAGATGAAAAACTCGCTGTGCAAAAGCGGCTATCTGCGGCTGGTGCAAAAGTATTGTCCCCGGCTTTCGTTAAGCGATCTCCAGCCCTGGCCCGCCGGTGTGCGGGCGCAGGCGGTATCGCCGGACGGCAAGCTGATTGACGATTTTCTGTTTGTCACCACCCCGCGCACGATCCACACCTGCAATGCGCCCTCCCCGGCAGCGACATCAGCAATTCCTATTGGTGCGCATATTGTCAGCAAGGTACAAACGCTGTTGGCAAGCCAGAGTAACCCCGGACGCACGCTGCGAGCGGCACGTAGTGTGGATGCCTTACACGCCGCATTTAATCAATAACCTTTGAAAACAGGACGTAACAATGCAACTTAACGACAGTAACTTATTCCGCCAGCAGGCGTTGATAAACGGGGAATGGCTGGACGCCAACAATGGCGAGGTCATCGACGTTACCAATCCGGCGAACGGCGACAAGCTGGGTAGCGTGCCGAAAATGGGCGCAGATGAAACCCGCGCCGCTATCGACGCCGCCAACCGCGCCCTGCCCGCCTGGCGTGCGCTCACCGCCAAAGAACGCGCCAATATTCTGCGTAACTGGTTCAATTTGATGATGGAGCATCAGGACGATTTAGCGCGCCTTATGACCCTCGAACAGGGTAAACCGCTGGCTGAAGCCAAAGGCGAAATCAGCTACGCCGCTTCCTTTATTGAGTGGTTTGCCGAAGAAGGCAAGCGTATTTATGGCGACACCATTCCAGGTCATCAGGCCGATAAGCGCCTGATTGTGATCAAGCAGCCGATTGGCGTTACCGCCGCTATCACGCCGTGGAACTTCCCGGCGGCGATGATTACCCGTAAAGCTGGCCCGGCGCTGGCGGCAGGCTGCACGATGGTGCTGAAACCCGCCAGTCAGACGCCGTTCTCTGCGCTGGCGCTGGCGGAGCTGGCGATCCGCGCGGGCATTCCGGCTGGCGTATTTAACGTGGTTACCGGCTCGGCGGGCGCGGTCGGTAACGAACTGACCAGCAACCCGCTGGTGCGCAAGCTGTCGTTTACCGGCTCGACCGAAATTGGCCGCCAGTTAATGGAACAGTGCGCGAAAGACATCAAAAAAGTGTCGCTGGAGCTGGGCGGCAACGCGCCGTTTATCGTCTTTGACGATGCCGATCTCGATAAAGCCGTGGAAGGCGCGCTGGCCTCAAAATTCCGCAACGCCGGGCAAACCTGCGTTTGCGCCAACCGTTTATACGTGCAGGACGGCGTGTATGACCGTTTTGCCGAAAAATTGCAGCAGGCGGTGAGCAAACTGCACATCGGCGACGGGCTGGATAAAGGCGTCACCATCGGGCCGCTAATCGATGAAAAAGCGGTAGCAAAAGTGGAAGAGCATATTGCCGATGCGCTGGAGAAAGGCGCGCGCGTGGTTTGCGGTGGTAAAGCGCACGAACGCGGCGGCAACTTCTTCCAGCCGACCATTCTGGTGGACGTGCCGGCCAACGCCAAAGTGTCGAAAGAAGAGACGTTCGGCCCCCTCGCCCCGCTATTCCGCTTTAAAGATGAAGCCGATGTGATTGCGCAGGCCAATGACACCGAGTTTGGTCTTGCCGCCTATTTCTACGCCAGTGATTTAAGCCGCGTCTTCCGCGTGGGCGAGGCGCTGGAGTACGGCATCGTTGGCATCAATACCGGCATTATTTCCAATGAAGTCGCCCCGTTCGGTGGTATCAAAGCCTCGGGTCTGGGTCGTGAAGGTTCGAAGTATGGCATCGAAGATTACTTAGAAATCAAATATATGTGCATCGGTCTTTAACTGGAGAACGCGAATGAGCAGCAATAAAGAGTTAATGCAGCGCCGCAGTCAGGCGATTCCCCGTGGCGTTGGGCAAATTCACCCGATTTTCGCTGACCACGCGGAAAACTGCCGGGTATGGGACGTTGAAGGCCGTGAGTATCTTGATTTCGCGGGCGGCATTGCGGTGCTCAATACCGGGCACCTGCATCCGAAAGTGGTGGCGGCAGTGGAAGCGCAGTTGAAAAAACTGTCGCACACCTGCTTCCAGGTGCTGGCTTACGAGCCGTATCTGGAGCTGTGCGAAATAATGAATCAGAAAGTACCGGGCGATTTCGCCAAAAAAACGCTGCTGGTCACCACGGGTTCGGAAGCGGTGGAAAACGCGGTGAAAATCGCCCGTGCTGCCACCAAACGCAGCGGCACCATCGCCTTTAGCGGCGCTTATCACGGGCGCACGCACTACACGCTGGCGCTGACCGGCAAGGTGAATCCGTACTCTGCGGGTATGGGGCTGATGCCGGGCCATGTTTATCGCGCGCTTTATCCTTGCCCGCTGCACGACATCAGTGAAGACGACGCTATCGCCAGTATCCACCGAATTTTTAAAAATGACGCGGCGCCGGAAGATATCGCCGCCATCGTGATTGAGCCCGTTCAGGGCGAAGGCGGTTTCTACGCCGCGACGCCAGCCTTTATGCAGCGTTTACGCGCGCTATGTGACGAGCACGGGATCATGCTGATTGCCGATGAAGTACAGAGCGGCGCGGGGCGTACCGGCACGCTGTTTGCGATGGAGCAGATGGGCGTTGCGCCGGATCTCACCACCTTTGCGAAATCGATCGCAGGTGGCTTCCCGCTGGCGGGCGTCACCGGGCGCGCGGAAGTGATGGATGCTGTCGCACCGGGCGGCCTGGGCGGCACCTATGCCGGTAATCCGATTGCCTGCGTGGCGGCGCTGGAAGTGTTGAAGGTGTTCGAGCAGGAAAATCTGCTGCAAAAAGCCAACGACCTGGGGCAAAAGCTAAAAGACGGCTTATTGGCGATCGCCGAAAAACACCCGGAGATTGGCGACGTACGCGGGCTGGGGGCGATGATCGCCATCGAGCTGTTTGAAAATGGCGATCACAGTAAACCCAACGCCAAACTCACCGCCGAGATCGTGGCACGCGCCCGTGATAAGGGCCTGATACTTCTCTCCTGCGGCCCGTATTACAACGTGCTGCGCATCCTGGTACCGCTCACCATTGAAGATGCTCAGATTCGTCAGGGTCTGGAGATCATCGGCCAGTGTTTTGCTGAGGCGAAGCAATAGCTATGTCTGTTTGTAAGAGTTAACCGTTGCTAAGGGAATGATAACGATACAGTAAAAAATAATAACGATGAGGCGATCGACAAAGTTAACAATGGCTGCGGACTGTCCCCTCGCCCCTCTGGGGAGAGGGTTAGGGTGAGGGGTAAACACGCTGCTAAACCCTCACCCCGGCCCTCTCCCTAAGGGAGAGGGAGAAAACCATCCCGCTTTCGCTTTTGAGAATTTGTTGACCGCCTCAATTAAACGCGTGACCCGACGCGGGAAATGTCGGGGCGCTCTCCCAAGTGACACACTTTCGAGAGGATTCAGGATGGGGCAATCATCGCAACCACATGAGTTAGGCGGCGGGCTGAAATCACGCCATGTCACCATGTTGTCTATTGCCGGTGTTATCGGCGCAAGTCTGTTTGTCGGTTCCAGCGTCGCCATCGCCGAAGCGGGCCCGGCGGTATTACTGGCCTATCTGTTCGCCGGATTACTGGTGGTTATGATCATGCGGATGCTGGCGGAAATGGCGGTTGCTACGCCCGACACCGGCTCCTTTTCCACCTATGCCGACAAGGCAATTGGCCGCTGGGCAGGGTATACCATCGGCTGGCTGTACTGGTGGTTTTGGGTACTGGTTATCCCACTGGAGGCTAACATCGCCGCTATGATCCTGCATTCATGGGTTCCCGGCATTCCCATCTGGTTATTTTCTCTGGTCATCACCCTCGCTTTAACCGGCAGTAATTTATTAAGCGTCAAAAACTACGGCGAATTTGAGTTCTGGCTGGCGCTGTGCAAAGTCATCGCCATCCTGGCCTTTATCGCGCTGGGCGCAGCAGCGATTAGTGGTTTCTACCCGTATGCCGACGTGAGCGGTATTTCAAGATTGTGGGATAGCGGTGGCTTTATGCCGAACGGCTTTGGCGCGGTATTAAGCGCGATGCTAATCACCATGTTCTCGTTTATGGGCGCGGAAATTGTCACCATCGCAGCAGCAGAATCTGACACGCCGGATAAACATATTGTACGCGCCACCAACTCGGTTATCTGGCGTATCTCTATTTTCTATTTGTGTTCAATTTTTGTCGTCGTGGCACTCATTCCGTGGAATATGCCAGGACTGAAAACTGTGGGTTCCTACCGTTCCGTGCTGGAGCTGCTGAATATTCCGCATGCCAAATTCATCATGGATTGCGTTATTTTGCTGTCGGTAACCAGCTGCCTGAACTCGGCGCTGTATACCGCGTCAAGAATGCTCTACTCCTTAAGCCGTCGCGGGGATGCGCCAGCGGTAATGGGTAAAATCAACCGCAGCAAAACCCCGTATGTGGCAGTATTACTCTCAACCGGCGCGGCGTTTTTAACGGTGGTAGTGAATTATTACGCGCCTGCGAAAGTGTTTAAATTCCTGATCGACAGCTCAGGCGCTATTGCCCTGCTGGTTTATTTAGTCATCGCCATTTCGCAGTTGCGGATGCGTAAAATCCTGCTGGCGGAAGGCGGCGAAATTCGCCTGCGCATGTGGCTTTATCCGTGGCTTACCTGGCTGGTGATTGGCTTTATTACCTTTGTGTTGGTGGTGATGTTATTCCGCCCGGCGCAACAGTTAGAAGTGATCTCCACCGGCTTATTAGCGATAGGGATTATCTGTACCGTGCCAATTATGGCTCGCTGGAAAAAGCTGATAATGTGGCAAAAAACACCCATTCATAATACGCGCTGATAATGATCAGGAGTCACACCATGACCATTACCTCTCTGGATGGCTATCGCTGGCTGAAGAACGATATTATTCGCGGCAATTTTCAGCCGGATGAAAAATTACGGATGAGTTTGCTGACATCGCGTTATGCACTTGGCGTCGGGCCGTTGCGGGAAGCGCTTTCGCAACTGGTGGCAGAACGACTGGTCACGGTGGTGAATCAAAAAGGGTATCGGGTGGCGTCTATGTCAGAGCAGGAGTTGCTCGATATTTTCGATGCCCGTGCCAATATGGAAGCGATGCTGGTAAGCCTGGCGATTGCCCGCGGTAGTGATGAGTGGGAGGCAGACGTTCTTGCGAAGGCGCATCTGCTCAGTAAGCTTGAGGCCTGTGACGCCAGTGAGAAAATGCTTGATGAGTGGGATCTGCGTCATCAGGCGTTTCATACTGCAATTGTGACAGGCTGTGGTTCTCACTATTTGCTGCAAATGCGTGAACGGTTGTTTGATCTGGCGGCGCGCTATCGCTTCATCTGGCTGCGGCGAACGGTACTTTCCGTGGAAATGCTGGAAGATAAACACAACCAACATCAAATTTTAACCGAAGCTGTGCTGGCGCGGGATGCCGCGCGCGCCAGTGAGTTAATGCGCCAGCATTTGCTGACGCCGATTCCCATTATCCAGCAGGCGATGGCGGACTAACCGCTATTACTCTGGAATACGCAACACTTGTCCCGGATAAATTTTATCCGGGCTTTTCAGCATCGGTTTATTCGCTTCGAAGATTTTATTGTACAGATTGGCGTTGCCATAGACCTGTTTGGAAATGGCGCTAAGAGTGTCGCCAGACTTAACGGTATAAAACTGGCTGGCAGTGGCTGGTGTCGCAGTTTTTACCTGATCGTCTACGCTGGCGATACCAGAAATATTCCCCACCGCAACAAGGATTTTTTCCTTCGCTTCCTGGCTCAAACCATCACCAGTCACCGTCGCTTTGCCATCGGTAATTTGGATATTTACTTTATCCGCATCTGGAATGCCGGTTTTGTTCAGATGCTCCTGCACCTTCTTCGCCTGATCGTCTTTATCATGCTGACCAGTAACTGTATCCCAGAGTTTTTCTCCGGCATCTTTCACAAAATTGAACAGACCCATAGTTACCTCGTTCGTTAACGGAAACACTCAGAAAGTGTAGCAGAGGAACGCGGCGCACTAACGCCGCGGAGTAAGCACAGAGTTAATCGCGGGTTTGCACCCAGAAAGCGTGAATTAAGCCAGGGATATACCCAAGCAGCGTCAACAAGATATTAATGATGAACGCCCAACCAAATCCTTTGCCCAGCAGCACGCCGAGCGGCGGCAAAATGATGGTGATGACGATTCTCCAGAAACCCATATGTACTCCCTATAAGAAAATTAACCATTGTTTAAAAAGAGATTTTATCTCCTAAGCGAAATAATTTTAGCGGAACCTGACAGTTTCAGCCTACACGTTTACCCTCATTTACGCTGCTGACGCTGGTATACGTTGAACTTTTAGTTTAGAATTTACTTAATTTAGAAAAAACTTAAATAACTATGACTGAACTCGCCCAACTACAGGCCAGCGCCGAACAGGCTGCGGCCTTACTGAAAGCAATGAGTCACCCCAAACGGTTGTTGATTCTGTGCATGCTTTGCGGATCACCAGGGACCAGCGCCGGAGAACTGGCTCGCATTACCGGACTTAGCGCCTCCGCCACGTCACAGCATCTGGCTCGCATGCGTGACGAGGGACTTATTGACAGCCAGCGGGACGCCCAACGCATTCTTTATTCCATTAAAAATGAGGCGGTAAATGCCATTATCGCCACACTGAAAAATATCTATTGTCCGTAAGGAGTGACGATGGCTTTGATAACAATTTCACCGCATGACGCGCAAGAATTAATCGCGCATGGTGCAAAGTTAATCGATATTCGTGATGCCGACGAATATCTTCGTGAACATATTCCAGCAGCCTCTCTGGCACCATTATCCGTGATAGAACAGTCTGGTCTTCCAGATAAATTACGTAGCGAACAAATTATATTCCACTGTCAGGCGGGTAAACGCACCCGTAATAACGCTGATAAATTAGCAGCGATTGCCGCCCCCGCAGAGGTCTTTTTACTGGAAGATGGGATCGATGGCTGGAAAAAAGCGGGATTGCAGGTAGCAGAAAATAAATCTCAACCGTTGCCATTAATGCGTCAGGTACAGATCGCCGCTGGCGGCTTAATATTAATCGGCGTCGTACTGGGTTATGCCATTAATAGCAGCTTCTTCTTATTAAGTGGATTTGTCGGCGCAGGATTAATGTTTGCAGGAATCAGCGGTTTTTGCGGGATGGCAAGGCTATTAGACAAGATGCCGTGGAATCAGCGAACTTGAGAAGCAACGCCGGATGCGCCATAGAGGCGGCATCCGGCGCCAGGGATTAGATCAGGAAATCGTCGAGAGATTTACCTTCTGCCAGCGCCTGAGCAATTGGCTTCGGCGTACGGCCCTGACCGGTCCAGGTTTTGGTTTCACCATTGAAGTCGGTGAATTTATATTTTGCTGGACGCGGTTCACGCTTTTTACCTGCACGCGGAGCAGCTGTGCCGTTAGCCAATAACTCTTCTGGGTTAATACCATCAGCTTTCATCAGCTCCAGCCAGGTGCTAATTTTTTCCTGGCGTTCTGCCAGTTCGCGCTGCTGCTGTTCTTCTTCTTCACGTCTTTCTTTAGTGACAACCCTGAATTTTTCGAGCATTTCTTCAAGAACGTCAATGGAGAATTCGCGAGCCATTGCACGAAGGGTGCGGATATTATTTAAGCTTTGTAACATTACAGACATAATAAAGAAAACCTTTTAACGCCAAAACAAAAAGTATTTCGCCGCGTAGTGTAAGCGATCACTTATTATATTTCCACAAAATTTAATATATTTACAATCGCGAAGGGATATTATTTCGCGCGTTATTTGCTGACGCATTAATGCTTATATGCAAATTATATAGCAGCCATTTAACTTACTTATTACAGCTACTGGTGAGTATTCCGGCGTACGATACAACCTCCTGACTAACAATGGAACACACAATCAGCATAAATATGCACACAAAAAGAATACATATTGGCCATGTCAACTTGAAACTTTGTGCTGCCATTACAGGCTTTACAACATAAAAGATACTGAATGAGGCCAGGCGCGCCCCTAAGCAGAATTCTCTACGCTTTTCTGCGTAAACACACCTTGTTCACTCAGCCCAAAAATATCAGAACTACGTCGTAACATAATGATTTAAAATAATATTATCTTTTAAGACATAAAAAAATCCAGAATGTACAATAAATGCGCCACTACGGAATATTTTATCTACAAAAGGCAAGGAAATAAAAATTTTTCACTAATTGATAAGTCATAGCCAGCGATATACGCTATGCAAAAGTGCAAGCGGTAATTTAAACCACTGCATTCACATTCATCCGATTTCGCGTTTATTAAGGAGCATGGGCATGTTCTCACCGCAGTCACGCTTGCGTCATGCAGTAGCAGATACGTTCGCGATGGTTGTTTACTGTTCTGTCGTGAACATGTTTATCGAAGTATTTCTCTCCGGAATGAGCTTCGAACAGTCCCTTTATTCCAGACTGGTAGCGATTCCGGTGAACATCTTAATTGCATGGCCATACGGTATGTACCGCGATCTATTTATGCGAATGGCACGCAAAGTTGGCTCGTCGGGCTGGGTAAAAAATCTTGCGGATATTCTGGCTTATGTGACGTTCCAGTCACCGGTATATATGGCAATCTTACTCGTCGTGGGCGCGGGTTGGCACCAGATTATGGCCGCGGTCAGTTCAAACATCGTCGTTTCGATGTTGATGGGTGCGGTCTATGGCTACTTCCTTGATTACTGCCGCCGCCTGTTCAAAGTCAGCAGTTACCAGCAGGTAAAAGCCTGACCCTTCTTTGTCGCGACTGGCAATGCCAGTCGCGTCTTTAATTGGCTTCGCCAAACAATCCATGTAAATAACGTTCAAGCGCCACACGCGAGCTGAAACCGTGTGGAATGCCGTAATGCTCGTGACGCTCACCCGCTAAATAGAGCGGGAACTGCTGGTAATGATCGCAAGTTTTAATATCGGAAGCCGGTTCTGCCAGTGTCGAACTACGTTCTTTTAACGTGGGATGAATTACCAGTGCGGTACGTCCCATTCGCGCTTCGCGATTAAC
The DNA window shown above is from Escherichia sp. E4742 and carries:
- a CDS encoding DUF2002 family protein, which produces MYLRPDEVARVLEKVGFTVDVVTQKTYGYRRGENYVYVNREARMGRTALVIHPTLKERSSTLAEPASDIKTCDHYQQFPLYLAGERHEHYGIPHGFSSRVALERYLHGLFGEAN
- the gabT gene encoding 4-aminobutyrate--2-oxoglutarate transaminase codes for the protein MSSNKELMQRRSQAIPRGVGQIHPIFADHAENCRVWDVEGREYLDFAGGIAVLNTGHLHPKVVAAVEAQLKKLSHTCFQVLAYEPYLELCEIMNQKVPGDFAKKTLLVTTGSEAVENAVKIARAATKRSGTIAFSGAYHGRTHYTLALTGKVNPYSAGMGLMPGHVYRALYPCPLHDISEDDAIASIHRIFKNDAAPEDIAAIVIEPVQGEGGFYAATPAFMQRLRALCDEHGIMLIADEVQSGAGRTGTLFAMEQMGVAPDLTTFAKSIAGGFPLAGVTGRAEVMDAVAPGGLGGTYAGNPIACVAALEVLKVFEQENLLQKANDLGQKLKDGLLAIAEKHPEIGDVRGLGAMIAIELFENGDHSKPNAKLTAEIVARARDKGLILLSCGPYYNVLRILVPLTIEDAQIRQGLEIIGQCFAEAKQ
- the kbp gene encoding potassium binding protein Kbp, which translates into the protein MGLFNFVKDAGEKLWDTVTGQHDKDDQAKKVQEHLNKTGIPDADKVNIQITDGKATVTGDGLSQEAKEKILVAVGNISGIASVDDQVKTATPATASQFYTVKSGDTLSAISKQVYGNANLYNKIFEANKPMLKSPDKIYPGQVLRIPE
- the csiR gene encoding DNA-binding transcriptional regulator CsiR, which encodes MTITSLDGYRWLKNDIIRGNFQPDEKLRMSLLTSRYALGVGPLREALSQLVAERLVTVVNQKGYRVASMSEQELLDIFDARANMEAMLVSLAIARGSDEWEADVLAKAHLLSKLEACDASEKMLDEWDLRHQAFHTAIVTGCGSHYLLQMRERLFDLAARYRFIWLRRTVLSVEMLEDKHNQHQILTEAVLARDAARASELMRQHLLTPIPIIQQAMAD
- a CDS encoding YqaE/Pmp3 family membrane protein gives rise to the protein MGFWRIVITIILPPLGVLLGKGFGWAFIINILLTLLGYIPGLIHAFWVQTRD
- the lhgO gene encoding L-2-hydroxyglutarate oxidase, coding for MYDFVIIGGGIIGMSTAMQLIDIYPDARIALLEKESGPACHQTGHNSGVIHAGVYYTPGSLKAQFCLAGNRATKAFCDQNGIRYDNCGKMLVATSDLEMERMRALWERTAANGIEREWLNADELREREPNITGLGGIFVPSSGIVSYREVTAAMAKIFQARGGEIIYNAEVSGLNEHKNGVVIHTRQGGEYEASTLISCSGLMADRLVKMLGLEPGFIICPFRGEYFRLAPEHNQIVNHLIYPIPDPAMPFLGVHLTRMIDGSVTVGPNAVLAFKREGYRKRDFSFSDTLEILGSSGIRRVLQNHLRSGLGEMKNSLCKSGYLRLVQKYCPRLSLSDLQPWPAGVRAQAVSPDGKLIDDFLFVTTPRTIHTCNAPSPAATSAIPIGAHIVSKVQTLLASQSNPGRTLRAARSVDALHAAFNQ
- the gabD gene encoding NADP-dependent succinate-semialdehyde dehydrogenase, with amino-acid sequence MQLNDSNLFRQQALINGEWLDANNGEVIDVTNPANGDKLGSVPKMGADETRAAIDAANRALPAWRALTAKERANILRNWFNLMMEHQDDLARLMTLEQGKPLAEAKGEISYAASFIEWFAEEGKRIYGDTIPGHQADKRLIVIKQPIGVTAAITPWNFPAAMITRKAGPALAAGCTMVLKPASQTPFSALALAELAIRAGIPAGVFNVVTGSAGAVGNELTSNPLVRKLSFTGSTEIGRQLMEQCAKDIKKVSLELGGNAPFIVFDDADLDKAVEGALASKFRNAGQTCVCANRLYVQDGVYDRFAEKLQQAVSKLHIGDGLDKGVTIGPLIDEKAVAKVEEHIADALEKGARVVCGGKAHERGGNFFQPTILVDVPANAKVSKEETFGPLAPLFRFKDEADVIAQANDTEFGLAAYFYASDLSRVFRVGEALEYGIVGINTGIISNEVAPFGGIKASGLGREGSKYGIEDYLEIKYMCIGL
- the alaE gene encoding L-alanine exporter AlaE, with the translated sequence MFSPQSRLRHAVADTFAMVVYCSVVNMFIEVFLSGMSFEQSLYSRLVAIPVNILIAWPYGMYRDLFMRMARKVGSSGWVKNLADILAYVTFQSPVYMAILLVVGAGWHQIMAAVSSNIVVSMLMGAVYGYFLDYCRRLFKVSSYQQVKA
- the stpA gene encoding DNA-binding protein StpA, whose product is MSVMLQSLNNIRTLRAMAREFSIDVLEEMLEKFRVVTKERREEEEQQQRELAERQEKISTWLELMKADGINPEELLANGTAAPRAGKKREPRPAKYKFTDFNGETKTWTGQGRTPKPIAQALAEGKSLDDFLI
- a CDS encoding ArsR/SmtB family transcription factor; the protein is MTELAQLQASAEQAAALLKAMSHPKRLLILCMLCGSPGTSAGELARITGLSASATSQHLARMRDEGLIDSQRDAQRILYSIKNEAVNAIIATLKNIYCP
- the gabP gene encoding GABA permease; the protein is MGQSSQPHELGGGLKSRHVTMLSIAGVIGASLFVGSSVAIAEAGPAVLLAYLFAGLLVVMIMRMLAEMAVATPDTGSFSTYADKAIGRWAGYTIGWLYWWFWVLVIPLEANIAAMILHSWVPGIPIWLFSLVITLALTGSNLLSVKNYGEFEFWLALCKVIAILAFIALGAAAISGFYPYADVSGISRLWDSGGFMPNGFGAVLSAMLITMFSFMGAEIVTIAAAESDTPDKHIVRATNSVIWRISIFYLCSIFVVVALIPWNMPGLKTVGSYRSVLELLNIPHAKFIMDCVILLSVTSCLNSALYTASRMLYSLSRRGDAPAVMGKINRSKTPYVAVLLSTGAAFLTVVVNYYAPAKVFKFLIDSSGAIALLVYLVIAISQLRMRKILLAEGGEIRLRMWLYPWLTWLVIGFITFVLVVMLFRPAQQLEVISTGLLAIGIICTVPIMARWKKLIMWQKTPIHNTR
- a CDS encoding rhodanese family protein, whose amino-acid sequence is MALITISPHDAQELIAHGAKLIDIRDADEYLREHIPAASLAPLSVIEQSGLPDKLRSEQIIFHCQAGKRTRNNADKLAAIAAPAEVFLLEDGIDGWKKAGLQVAENKSQPLPLMRQVQIAAGGLILIGVVLGYAINSSFFLLSGFVGAGLMFAGISGFCGMARLLDKMPWNQRT